Proteins encoded in a region of the Mycolicibacterium neoaurum genome:
- a CDS encoding acyl-ACP desaturase, with protein sequence MTEELSDLQLLHELEPVVEKQINRHLSMRKDWNPHDYIPWSDGKNFYALGGQEWDPEQSKLSEVARIAMITNLLTEDNLPSYHREIAMNFSMDGPWGFWVNRWTAEENRHGIALRDYLLVTRAIDPIELEELRVEQVTRGFSPGQNLQGGDELFAQSLFDSVIYVTFQELATRVSHRNTGRACNDTVADQLLGRISADENLHMIFYRDVSAAGMEIAPNQAMKSLHKILTNFKMPGYTIPDFRRKAVVIATGGVYDPRIHLDDIVMPVLKKWRIFEREDFTGEGAKLRDELAKHVEELEDTCEKFEIAKERRLERERKVAEKKAMKNLLVSSSAAG encoded by the coding sequence ATGACCGAGGAACTGAGCGATCTGCAGCTCCTGCACGAGCTCGAGCCCGTGGTGGAGAAGCAGATCAACCGGCACCTGAGCATGCGCAAGGACTGGAACCCCCACGACTACATCCCGTGGTCGGACGGCAAGAACTTCTACGCCCTCGGCGGCCAGGAGTGGGATCCCGAGCAGTCCAAGCTCTCCGAGGTCGCCCGCATCGCGATGATCACCAACCTGTTGACCGAGGACAACCTGCCCTCGTACCACCGCGAGATCGCGATGAACTTCAGCATGGACGGCCCGTGGGGATTCTGGGTCAACCGCTGGACCGCCGAGGAGAACCGGCACGGCATCGCCCTGCGCGACTACCTGCTGGTCACCCGCGCCATCGACCCGATCGAACTCGAAGAACTGCGCGTCGAGCAGGTCACCCGCGGCTTCTCCCCCGGCCAGAACCTGCAGGGCGGCGACGAACTGTTCGCCCAGAGCCTGTTCGACTCCGTCATCTACGTGACGTTCCAGGAGCTGGCCACCCGCGTCAGCCACCGCAACACCGGCCGCGCCTGCAATGACACCGTCGCCGACCAGTTGCTCGGCCGCATCTCCGCCGACGAGAACCTGCACATGATCTTCTACCGGGACGTCTCGGCCGCCGGTATGGAGATCGCGCCCAACCAGGCGATGAAGTCGCTGCACAAGATCCTCACCAACTTCAAGATGCCCGGCTACACCATTCCTGACTTCCGCCGCAAGGCCGTCGTGATCGCCACCGGCGGCGTCTACGACCCGCGGATCCACCTCGACGACATCGTGATGCCGGTGCTCAAGAAGTGGCGCATCTTCGAGCGCGAGGATTTCACCGGTGAGGGCGCCAAGCTGCGCGACGAGCTGGCCAAGCACGTCGAAGAACTCGAGGACACCTGCGAGAAGTTCGAGATCGCCAAGGAACGCCGCCTGGAGCGGGAGCGCAAGGTCGCCGAGAAGAAGGCGATGAAAAACCTGCTGGTGAGCTCCTCCGCAGCCGGATGA